The Osmerus eperlanus chromosome 25, fOsmEpe2.1, whole genome shotgun sequence genome contains a region encoding:
- the mlxip gene encoding MLX-interacting protein isoform X1, whose translation MANREPRRQYRRTPASIKQEQDDDSDAEESQLGFKKSDGRESQIIHSGHFMVSSPHIEHTPKMGYDFDTVNKQTCQTYHFGKTSTSHLSIDASLTKLFECMTLAYSGKLVSPKWKNFKGLKLLWRDKIRLNNAIWRAWYMQYVEKRENPVCHFVTPLDGNIDMEDNRPAEAIATEGKYWKRRIEIVIREYHKWRTYFKKRLQKHKDDDLSSLLKGPEEQFSLFGEVFPDTLRVSFWQDEELAGRRVARRSRESPIPMEMDPLFDMDVLMSEFSDTLFSTLASHQPIAWPNPREIAHAGNADMIQPGLIPLQPNLDFMDSFEPLQDLFHSLRQPVFHSTSLTAQSVSAVPSSSCQTQAQLLPSMHLSTDLAPPPGPLSLSSPLPLPSPLPLTSSMPVQASVTSGCPAYVHDYLPLFPGPVGPSAPADSPLSQPAPRPPLPPATRLGTATPIDHPPPLEETPSQTVITHTASPGVPPRDSAPSFSHAPDFCSLSSHASPLPPPPLQPQGPSPPPLRQHPQTFALPKPIHPSNSSKKTRHVQRIVPANPLPSSSSHLILTAPFPGHTGAVLVTQSPLKPDVVPPNMVLAGPPSLAPSPGFHILPQTHKPQQLIVPKEETNSSRHKTAVPSGAALDGLGSGKGSPCGSEQAPSPQSPLSSSSALSKNESNQSRRGTHISAEQKRRFNINIGFKTLCNMVPSLKSQSNISNAATLQKTVEYVGKLQQERQHLQEETKRLREEIEELNASINTCQEQLPATGVPITRHRFDHMREKFDEYVKSRTLQNWKFWIFSIIIKPLFESFNGSVSVTSKGELCESTLQWLERHCSLPVLRPTVLGTLRQLSTSTSILTDPALLSEEARQAVANSHNSSGDS comes from the exons aTGGCTAACAGAGAACCGCGACGACAATATCGCCGTACCCCGGCGAGTATCAAGCAGGAACAAGACGATGACTCGGACGCAGAGGAATCCCAATTGGGATTTAAGAAGTCCGATGGACGCGAATCACAGATCATCCACAGTGGTCACTTCATGGTGTCTTCACCACATATTGAACATACACCAAAAATGGGCTACGACTTTGATACAGTGAACAAGCAGACCTGTCAAACTTATCACTTTGGGAAGACAAGTACATCACACCTATCAATAGATGCGTCGTTGACAAAACTGTTCGAGTGCATGACGCTTGCATACAG TGGCAAGTTAGTGTCCCCTAAATGGAAGAACTTCAAAGGGCTAAAGTTGCTATGGAGAGACAAGATCCGACTCAACAACGCTATTTGGAGGGCCTGGTATATGCAAT ATGTGGAGAAAAGGGAAAACCCAGTGTGCCATTTTGTGACTCCTCTAGACGGGAACATAGACATGGAGGACAACCGCCCGGCCGAG GCGATAGCCACGGAGGGGAAGTACTGGAAGAGAAGAATTGAAATAGTCATCAGAGAGTATCACAAATGGAGGACTTACTTCAAAAAGAGG TTACAGAAGCACAAAGATGATGATCTATCAAGCCTTCTCAAG GGTCCGGAGGAGCAGTTTTCCCTGTTTGGGGAAGTCTTTCCAGACACCCTCCGTGTCTCCTTTTGGCAGGACGAGGAGCTGGCGGGGCGTCGGGTCGCTCGCAGGAGCCGCGAGTCTCCCATCCCCATGGAGATGGACCCCCTGTTCGACATGGACGTACTGATGTCTGAGTTCTCAGACACGCTCTTCTCCACGCTGGCCTCGCACCAGCCCATAGCCTGGCCCAACCCCAGGGAGATCG CCCATGCGGGGAATGCAGACATGATCCAGCCTGGGCTCATCCCCCTACAACCCAATCTTGACTTCATGGACTCCTTCGAGCCGCTCCAGG ACTTATTTCACAGCCTCCGCCAGCCTGTGTTTCACTCCacttccctcactgctcagtcTGTCTCTGCTGTCCCCAGTAGCagctgtcagacacag GCtcagctcctcccctccatgCACCTGTCGACTGACCtggccccccccccaggccccctgtccctctcctccccccttcccctcccctcccccctgcccctcacctccagcatGCCTGTTCAGGCCAGCGTGACTTCTGGATGCCCTGCCTACGTGCACGACTACCTGCCCCTGTTCCCAGGCCCCGTGGGCCCCAGCGCTCCAGCAGACTCCCCTCtcagccagcctgccccccgtccccccctgcccccggcCACCCGTCTAGGCACAGCCACGCCCATcgaccaccccccacccctggaaGAGACCCCGTCCCAGacggtcatcacacacacagcctcccccgGTGTCCCGCCCAGAGACTCCGCCCCCTCCTTCAGCCACGCTCCAGACTtctgctccctctccagccaCGCTTCTCCCCTgccgcctccccccctccagccccagggTCCCTCTCCGCCCCCTCTCCGCCAGCACCCCCAGACGTTTGCCCTGCCCAAACCAATCCACCCCTCCAACTCCAGCAAAAAAACGCGCCACGTGCAGAGGATCGTTCCGGccaatcctctcccctcctcctcctcgcaccTCATCCTGACAG CTCCCTTCCCAGGGCACACCGGAGCGGTGTTGGTCACCCAGAGCCCCCTGAAGCCGGACGTGGTGCCTCCCAACATGGTTCTGGCTGGCCCTCCCAGCCTGGCACCG tctccagGGTTCCACATCCTGCCCCAGACTCACAAGCCTCAGCAGCTCATCGTGCCTAAAGAGGAGACAAACTCCTCCAGGCACAAGACTGCAGTGCCCTCAGGAGCTG CGCTGGACGGGCTGGGCTCGGGCAAGGGGTCCCCTTGTGGCTCGGAgcaggcccccagcccccagtcccCCCTCAGCAGCAGCTCAGCCCTCTCCAAGAACGAGTccaaccag AGCCGCAGGGGGACCCACATCTCCGCTGAGCAGAAGAGACGTTTCAACATCAACATCGGCTTCAAGACACTCTGCAACATGGTTCCCTCTCTCAAGTCCCAGTCAAAC ATCAGCAACGCGGCAACGCTGCAAAAGACCGTGGAGTATGTGGGAAagctgcagcaggagagacaacaCCTGCAGGAAGAGACCAAGAGGCTCCGCGAGGAGATCGAGGAGCTCAACGCTTCCATAAA CACGTGCCAGGAGCAGTTGCCCGCTACAGGAGTGCCCATAACACGACACCGCTTCGACCACATGAGGGAGAAGTTTGACGAGTACGTGAAGAGCCGCACGCTTCAGAACTGGAAGTTCTGGATT TTCAGCATCATCATCAAGCCCCTGTTTGAGTCGTTCAACGGCTCAGTCTCCGTCACCAGCAAGGGAGAGCTATGTGAAAGCACCCTACAGTGGCTGGAACGACATTGCTCCCTTCCTGTGCTGAGGCCCA CGGTGCTCGGGACCCTCCGGCAGCTTAGCACCAGTACCTCCATTCTCACCGACCCGGCCTTGCTATCCGAGGAAGCCAGACAAGCTGTCGCAAACTCCCACAACAGTTCTGGAGACTCCTAG
- the mlxip gene encoding MLX-interacting protein isoform X2, with translation MANREPRRQYRRTPASIKQEQDDDSDAEESQLGFKKSDGRESQIIHSGHFMVSSPHIEHTPKMGYDFDTVNKQTCQTYHFGKTSTSHLSIDASLTKLFECMTLAYSGKLVSPKWKNFKGLKLLWRDKIRLNNAIWRAWYMQYVEKRENPVCHFVTPLDGNIDMEDNRPAEAIATEGKYWKRRIEIVIREYHKWRTYFKKRLQKHKDDDLSSLLKDEELAGRRVARRSRESPIPMEMDPLFDMDVLMSEFSDTLFSTLASHQPIAWPNPREIAHAGNADMIQPGLIPLQPNLDFMDSFEPLQDLFHSLRQPVFHSTSLTAQSVSAVPSSSCQTQAQLLPSMHLSTDLAPPPGPLSLSSPLPLPSPLPLTSSMPVQASVTSGCPAYVHDYLPLFPGPVGPSAPADSPLSQPAPRPPLPPATRLGTATPIDHPPPLEETPSQTVITHTASPGVPPRDSAPSFSHAPDFCSLSSHASPLPPPPLQPQGPSPPPLRQHPQTFALPKPIHPSNSSKKTRHVQRIVPANPLPSSSSHLILTAPFPGHTGAVLVTQSPLKPDVVPPNMVLAGPPSLAPSPGFHILPQTHKPQQLIVPKEETNSSRHKTAVPSGAALDGLGSGKGSPCGSEQAPSPQSPLSSSSALSKNESNQSRRGTHISAEQKRRFNINIGFKTLCNMVPSLKSQSNISNAATLQKTVEYVGKLQQERQHLQEETKRLREEIEELNASINTCQEQLPATGVPITRHRFDHMREKFDEYVKSRTLQNWKFWIFSIIIKPLFESFNGSVSVTSKGELCESTLQWLERHCSLPVLRPTVLGTLRQLSTSTSILTDPALLSEEARQAVANSHNSSGDS, from the exons aTGGCTAACAGAGAACCGCGACGACAATATCGCCGTACCCCGGCGAGTATCAAGCAGGAACAAGACGATGACTCGGACGCAGAGGAATCCCAATTGGGATTTAAGAAGTCCGATGGACGCGAATCACAGATCATCCACAGTGGTCACTTCATGGTGTCTTCACCACATATTGAACATACACCAAAAATGGGCTACGACTTTGATACAGTGAACAAGCAGACCTGTCAAACTTATCACTTTGGGAAGACAAGTACATCACACCTATCAATAGATGCGTCGTTGACAAAACTGTTCGAGTGCATGACGCTTGCATACAG TGGCAAGTTAGTGTCCCCTAAATGGAAGAACTTCAAAGGGCTAAAGTTGCTATGGAGAGACAAGATCCGACTCAACAACGCTATTTGGAGGGCCTGGTATATGCAAT ATGTGGAGAAAAGGGAAAACCCAGTGTGCCATTTTGTGACTCCTCTAGACGGGAACATAGACATGGAGGACAACCGCCCGGCCGAG GCGATAGCCACGGAGGGGAAGTACTGGAAGAGAAGAATTGAAATAGTCATCAGAGAGTATCACAAATGGAGGACTTACTTCAAAAAGAGG TTACAGAAGCACAAAGATGATGATCTATCAAGCCTTCTCAAG GACGAGGAGCTGGCGGGGCGTCGGGTCGCTCGCAGGAGCCGCGAGTCTCCCATCCCCATGGAGATGGACCCCCTGTTCGACATGGACGTACTGATGTCTGAGTTCTCAGACACGCTCTTCTCCACGCTGGCCTCGCACCAGCCCATAGCCTGGCCCAACCCCAGGGAGATCG CCCATGCGGGGAATGCAGACATGATCCAGCCTGGGCTCATCCCCCTACAACCCAATCTTGACTTCATGGACTCCTTCGAGCCGCTCCAGG ACTTATTTCACAGCCTCCGCCAGCCTGTGTTTCACTCCacttccctcactgctcagtcTGTCTCTGCTGTCCCCAGTAGCagctgtcagacacag GCtcagctcctcccctccatgCACCTGTCGACTGACCtggccccccccccaggccccctgtccctctcctccccccttcccctcccctcccccctgcccctcacctccagcatGCCTGTTCAGGCCAGCGTGACTTCTGGATGCCCTGCCTACGTGCACGACTACCTGCCCCTGTTCCCAGGCCCCGTGGGCCCCAGCGCTCCAGCAGACTCCCCTCtcagccagcctgccccccgtccccccctgcccccggcCACCCGTCTAGGCACAGCCACGCCCATcgaccaccccccacccctggaaGAGACCCCGTCCCAGacggtcatcacacacacagcctcccccgGTGTCCCGCCCAGAGACTCCGCCCCCTCCTTCAGCCACGCTCCAGACTtctgctccctctccagccaCGCTTCTCCCCTgccgcctccccccctccagccccagggTCCCTCTCCGCCCCCTCTCCGCCAGCACCCCCAGACGTTTGCCCTGCCCAAACCAATCCACCCCTCCAACTCCAGCAAAAAAACGCGCCACGTGCAGAGGATCGTTCCGGccaatcctctcccctcctcctcctcgcaccTCATCCTGACAG CTCCCTTCCCAGGGCACACCGGAGCGGTGTTGGTCACCCAGAGCCCCCTGAAGCCGGACGTGGTGCCTCCCAACATGGTTCTGGCTGGCCCTCCCAGCCTGGCACCG tctccagGGTTCCACATCCTGCCCCAGACTCACAAGCCTCAGCAGCTCATCGTGCCTAAAGAGGAGACAAACTCCTCCAGGCACAAGACTGCAGTGCCCTCAGGAGCTG CGCTGGACGGGCTGGGCTCGGGCAAGGGGTCCCCTTGTGGCTCGGAgcaggcccccagcccccagtcccCCCTCAGCAGCAGCTCAGCCCTCTCCAAGAACGAGTccaaccag AGCCGCAGGGGGACCCACATCTCCGCTGAGCAGAAGAGACGTTTCAACATCAACATCGGCTTCAAGACACTCTGCAACATGGTTCCCTCTCTCAAGTCCCAGTCAAAC ATCAGCAACGCGGCAACGCTGCAAAAGACCGTGGAGTATGTGGGAAagctgcagcaggagagacaacaCCTGCAGGAAGAGACCAAGAGGCTCCGCGAGGAGATCGAGGAGCTCAACGCTTCCATAAA CACGTGCCAGGAGCAGTTGCCCGCTACAGGAGTGCCCATAACACGACACCGCTTCGACCACATGAGGGAGAAGTTTGACGAGTACGTGAAGAGCCGCACGCTTCAGAACTGGAAGTTCTGGATT TTCAGCATCATCATCAAGCCCCTGTTTGAGTCGTTCAACGGCTCAGTCTCCGTCACCAGCAAGGGAGAGCTATGTGAAAGCACCCTACAGTGGCTGGAACGACATTGCTCCCTTCCTGTGCTGAGGCCCA CGGTGCTCGGGACCCTCCGGCAGCTTAGCACCAGTACCTCCATTCTCACCGACCCGGCCTTGCTATCCGAGGAAGCCAGACAAGCTGTCGCAAACTCCCACAACAGTTCTGGAGACTCCTAG